From one Lolium rigidum isolate FL_2022 chromosome 4, APGP_CSIRO_Lrig_0.1, whole genome shotgun sequence genomic stretch:
- the LOC124648613 gene encoding putative uncharacterized protein DDB_G0271606 produces MSLEASVITLEVSNNAIISQLTKDRDKALALVSELKKEKLFLEDDHDLLLEEVSTLTKDFKSLEFAILSKSIDHPQEEAHKEKEVEGPNSSITRITKNKQEQQRTTRQQQQQQQQQQQQQQQQQQQQQQQQQQQQQQQQQQQQQQQQQQQQQQQQQQQQQQQQQQEQQQQQEQQQQQQQQRTTQQQEQQQEQQQQQQHQQQQQQQQQQQQQQQQQQQQQQQQQQQQQQQQQQQQQQQQQQQQQQQQQQQQQQQQQQQQQQQQQQQQQQQQQQQQQQQQQQQQQQQQQQQQQQQQQQQQQQQQQQQQQQQQQQQQQQQQQQQQQQQQQQQQQQQQQQQQQQQQQQQQQQQQQQQQQQQQQQQQQQQQQQQQQQQQQQQQQQQQQQQQQQQQQQQ; encoded by the exons atgtctcttgaagcaagtGTTATTACCCTTGAAGTCTCTAACAATgctatcatctcccaactcaccaaggatcgagatAAGGCTCTTGCCTTGGTGAGTGAGCTCAAGAAGGAGAAGCTTTTTCTTGAGGATGACCATGATTTGTTACTTGAGGAAGTTTCAACGCTCACCAAGGACTTCAAATCCTTGGAATTTGCAATTCTCTCTAAGTCAATTGATCATCCTCAAGAGGAAGCTCACAAGGAGAAAGAAGTTGAAGGGCCTAACTCTT CAATAACAAGAATAACAAAGAATAAGCAAGAACAACAACGAACAAcaagacaacaacaacaacaacaacaacaacaacaacaacaacaacaacaacaacaacaacaacaacaacaacaacaacaacaacaacaacaacaacaacaacaacaacaacaacaacaacaacaacaacaacaacaacaacaacaacaacaacaacaacaacaacaacaacaacaacaagaacaacaacaacaacaagaacaacaacaacaacaacaacaacaacgaacaac acaacaacaagaacaacaacaagaacaacaacaacaacaacaacaccaacaacaacaacaacaacaacaacaacaacaacaacaacaacaacaacaacaacaacaacaacaacaacaacaacaacaacaacaacaacaacaacaacaacaacaacaacaacaacaacaacaacaacaacaacaacaacaacaacaacaacaacaacaacaacaacaacaacaacaacaacaacaacaacaacaacaacaacaacaacaacaacaacaacaacaacaacaacaacaacaacaacaacaacaacaacaacaacaacaacaacaacaacaacaacaacaacaacaacaacaacaacaacaacaacaacaacaacaacaacaacaacaacaacaacaacaacaacaacaacaacaacaacaacaacaacaacaacaacaacaacaacaacaacaacaacaacaacaacaacaacaacaacaacaacaacaacaacaacaacaacaacaacaacaacaacaacaacaacaacaacaacaacaacaacaacaacaacaacaacaacaacaacaacaacaacaacaacaacaacaacaacaacaacaacaacaacaacaacaacaacaacaacaacaa